Proteins from one Aquila chrysaetos chrysaetos chromosome 5, bAquChr1.4, whole genome shotgun sequence genomic window:
- the LRRC45 gene encoding leucine-rich repeat-containing protein 45 isoform X1 has translation MEEFRRAYARLCAAGGAAPQEAVLRRLRELGGAPGRGRLDLAAQSLSLETCGALGRLLPGAAPFAEVALGDCGLSEEGVKLLLHGLCSNTTVKSLDLKGNNLRTVGAEALGKLLRQNKSIRRLILEWNSLGVWEEGFSFFCQGLGANNFLQRLDLRNNQINHQGAGELAVALKQNASLQELDLRWNNIGLLGGRALLNCLHSNKTLKRLELAGNNVPSDILKAVEQAMDHNQDRQTILSETQNRAYILSKEVLSLKDEKTKQFLDLMDTIDKQREEIARNGRMSAARVSQLQEALDEQHSIMNSLKAKLQMTEAALALSEQKVHNLGELLNATKQEQTSMAERHFTELQQQKQEGADREGRLLRDLSTASEKNLLLRNQVDELEKKCKVQQDQLFQVKQDLTNTTAELKLRAVQAEERLEMEKRRFKQSLEDMESLRVKEVDHMTQHIEASERSMQDRIQRLEAIRIALEEELSQVKAAALTERGQAEEELIKVRNQARLEEQQRLEHLEEKLRLMTESRDEAQNCCLKQKQMVAETQAKANQLSLHADGLRRRLEELQQDLNSKEEEKVTEVNKVKVELQEQIGHLQAERTAQDGLREKIAALERQLKALSSNHREALLDKEGEISMLLEKLRMKEADISRMREEEAQRASFLQNAIMAYVQGSPLGTHSSRK, from the exons ATGGAGGAGTTCCGGCGGGCCTACGCGCGGCTGTGCGCGGCGGGCGGTGCGGCGCCGCAGGAGGCCGTGCTGCGGCGGCTGCGGGAGCTCGGCGGGGcgccgggccgcggccgcctGGACCTGGCGGCGCAGAGCCTCTCGCTGGAGACGTGCGGCGCGCTGGGCCGGCTGCTGCCCGGCGCCGCGCCCTTCGCCGAGGTGGCGCTCGGCGACTGCGGCCTGAGCGAGGAAG GTGTAAAACTTCTGTTGCATGGTCTTTGCTCCAACACCACAGTCAAGTCTTTGGATTTGAAG GGAAATAACCTGCGAACCGTGGGAGCTGAGGCTTTGGGAAAACTTCTTAGGCAGAACAAATCCATCAGGAG ACTAATCTTGGAATGGAACAGCCTTGGCGTGTGGGAGGAGggcttctcctttttttgccaAGGATTGGGAGCAAACAACTTTCTCCAGCGGCTAGATCTGCGCAATAACCAGATCAACCATCAAGGGGCTGGAGAGCTGGCCGTGGCACTGAAACAAAATGCCAGCCTTCAGGAGCTGG ATTTACGTTGGAATAATATCGGGCTTCTGGGTGGCCGAGCTTTGCTGAACTGCCTGCACAGCAACAAGACCCTGAagaggctggagctggctgggaaCAACGTTCCTAGTGACATCCTGAAAGCTGTGG AACAAGCCATGGATCACAACCAAGACCGTCAGACTATCCTAAGTGAGACCCAGAACCGAGCGTACATACTCAGCAAGGAGGTTTTGAGTCTGAAGGATGAGAAGACCAAGCAG TTCTTGGATTTGATGGACACTATAgacaagcagagagaagaaatagcCAGGAATGGCAG GATGTCTGCAGCACGAGTCAGCCAGCTGCAGGAAGCATTGGATGAGCAGCACTCTATTATGAATTCACTGAAAGCCAA GCTGCAGATGACTgaagctgccctggctctgtctgaGCAGAAGGTGCACAATTTGGGAGAGCTACTGAATGCCACAAAACAGGAACAAACCAGCATGGCTGAGCGCCACTTTACAGAGctccagcagcaaaagcag GAAGGTGCTGATCGGGAAGGGAGGCTTCTGCGTGACTTGTCTACTGCCAGTGAGAAAAATCTGCTTCTAAGAAACCAG GTGGATGAGTTGGAGAAGAAGTGCAAAGTTCAGCAGGATCAGCTATTCCAGGTAAAGCAAGACTTGACCAACACAACGGCAGAGCTGAAGCTGCGGGCCGTGCAGGCTGAGG AACGCCtggaaatggagaagagaagattTAAACAAAGTCTTGAAGACATGGAATCCCTTCGGGTAAAAGAG GTGGATCATATGACACAGCACATTGAGGCCAGTGAACGTTCCATGCAGGACAGGATCCAGAGGCTGGAGGCCATCAGGATAGCTCTGGAGGAG GAGCTGAGCCAAGTCAAAGCAGCTGCACTCACTGAGCGAggccaggcagaggaggagtTAATAAAAGTCCGGAATCAGGCACGGTTGGAGGAG CAGCAACGACTAGAACACCTAGAAGAGAAGCTGCGGCTGATGACTGAGTCACGCGATGAAGCTCAGAACTGCTGCCTTAAGCAAAAACAAATGGTTGCTGAGACCCAAGCCAAAGCCAATCAGTTGAGCCTGCATGCTGATGGACTGAGAAGGCGGCTAGAGGAACTTCAGCAG GACCTGAACAgtaaggaagaggagaaagtgaCAGAGGTGAATAAAGTGAAAGTGGAATTACAGGAGCAGATTGGACACCTGCAGGCTGAACGCACAGCACAGGATGGGCTGAGAGAGAAGATTGCAGCCCTGGAGAGACAGCTGAAAG CCCTATCAAGTAATCACCGCGAGGCACTGCTGGACAAAGAAGGTGAAATCTCTatgctgctggagaagctgaGAATGAAAGAGGCTGACATCTCCAGGATGAGGGAAGAAGAGGCCCAGCGAGCAAGTTTCTTGCAGAATGCCATCATGGCGTATGTGCAGGGCTCCCCCTTGGGAACCCACAGTTCTAGGAAATGA
- the LRRC45 gene encoding leucine-rich repeat-containing protein 45 isoform X4: MEEFRRAYARLCAAGGAAPQEAVLRRLRELGGAPGRGRLDLAAQSLSLETCGALGRLLPGAAPFAEVALGDCGLSEEGVKLLLHGLCSNTTVKSLDLKGNNLRTVGAEALGKLLRQNKSIRRLILEWNSLGVWEEGFSFFCQGLGANNFLQRLDLRNNQINHQGAGELAVALKQNASLQELDLRWNNIGLLGGRALLNCLHSNKTLKRLELAGNNVPSDILKAVEQAMDHNQDRQTILSETQNRAYILSKEVLSLKDEKTKQFLDLMDTIDKQREEIARNGRMSAARVSQLQEALDEQHSIMNSLKAKLQMTEAALALSEQKVHNLGELLNATKQEQTSMAERHFTELQQQKQEGADREGRLLRDLSTASEKNLLLRNQVDELEKKCKVQQDQLFQVKQDLTNTTAELKLRAVQAEERLEMEKRRFKQSLEDMESLRVKEVDHMTQHIEASERSMQDRIQRLEAIRIALEEELSQVKAAALTERGQAEEELIKVRNQARLEEQQRLEHLEEKLRLMTESRDEAQNCCLKQKQMVAETQAKANQLSLHADGLRRRLEELQQDLNSKEEEKVTEVNKVKVELQEQIGHLQAERTAQDGLREKIAALERQLKGDGSFPASQMPYQVITARHCWTKKVKSLCCWRS; encoded by the exons ATGGAGGAGTTCCGGCGGGCCTACGCGCGGCTGTGCGCGGCGGGCGGTGCGGCGCCGCAGGAGGCCGTGCTGCGGCGGCTGCGGGAGCTCGGCGGGGcgccgggccgcggccgcctGGACCTGGCGGCGCAGAGCCTCTCGCTGGAGACGTGCGGCGCGCTGGGCCGGCTGCTGCCCGGCGCCGCGCCCTTCGCCGAGGTGGCGCTCGGCGACTGCGGCCTGAGCGAGGAAG GTGTAAAACTTCTGTTGCATGGTCTTTGCTCCAACACCACAGTCAAGTCTTTGGATTTGAAG GGAAATAACCTGCGAACCGTGGGAGCTGAGGCTTTGGGAAAACTTCTTAGGCAGAACAAATCCATCAGGAG ACTAATCTTGGAATGGAACAGCCTTGGCGTGTGGGAGGAGggcttctcctttttttgccaAGGATTGGGAGCAAACAACTTTCTCCAGCGGCTAGATCTGCGCAATAACCAGATCAACCATCAAGGGGCTGGAGAGCTGGCCGTGGCACTGAAACAAAATGCCAGCCTTCAGGAGCTGG ATTTACGTTGGAATAATATCGGGCTTCTGGGTGGCCGAGCTTTGCTGAACTGCCTGCACAGCAACAAGACCCTGAagaggctggagctggctgggaaCAACGTTCCTAGTGACATCCTGAAAGCTGTGG AACAAGCCATGGATCACAACCAAGACCGTCAGACTATCCTAAGTGAGACCCAGAACCGAGCGTACATACTCAGCAAGGAGGTTTTGAGTCTGAAGGATGAGAAGACCAAGCAG TTCTTGGATTTGATGGACACTATAgacaagcagagagaagaaatagcCAGGAATGGCAG GATGTCTGCAGCACGAGTCAGCCAGCTGCAGGAAGCATTGGATGAGCAGCACTCTATTATGAATTCACTGAAAGCCAA GCTGCAGATGACTgaagctgccctggctctgtctgaGCAGAAGGTGCACAATTTGGGAGAGCTACTGAATGCCACAAAACAGGAACAAACCAGCATGGCTGAGCGCCACTTTACAGAGctccagcagcaaaagcag GAAGGTGCTGATCGGGAAGGGAGGCTTCTGCGTGACTTGTCTACTGCCAGTGAGAAAAATCTGCTTCTAAGAAACCAG GTGGATGAGTTGGAGAAGAAGTGCAAAGTTCAGCAGGATCAGCTATTCCAGGTAAAGCAAGACTTGACCAACACAACGGCAGAGCTGAAGCTGCGGGCCGTGCAGGCTGAGG AACGCCtggaaatggagaagagaagattTAAACAAAGTCTTGAAGACATGGAATCCCTTCGGGTAAAAGAG GTGGATCATATGACACAGCACATTGAGGCCAGTGAACGTTCCATGCAGGACAGGATCCAGAGGCTGGAGGCCATCAGGATAGCTCTGGAGGAG GAGCTGAGCCAAGTCAAAGCAGCTGCACTCACTGAGCGAggccaggcagaggaggagtTAATAAAAGTCCGGAATCAGGCACGGTTGGAGGAG CAGCAACGACTAGAACACCTAGAAGAGAAGCTGCGGCTGATGACTGAGTCACGCGATGAAGCTCAGAACTGCTGCCTTAAGCAAAAACAAATGGTTGCTGAGACCCAAGCCAAAGCCAATCAGTTGAGCCTGCATGCTGATGGACTGAGAAGGCGGCTAGAGGAACTTCAGCAG GACCTGAACAgtaaggaagaggagaaagtgaCAGAGGTGAATAAAGTGAAAGTGGAATTACAGGAGCAGATTGGACACCTGCAGGCTGAACGCACAGCACAGGATGGGCTGAGAGAGAAGATTGCAGCCCTGGAGAGACAGCTGAAAGGTGATGGATCCTTTCCTGCTTCTCAAATG CCCTATCAAGTAATCACCGCGAGGCACTGCTGGACAAAGAAGGTGAAATCTCTatgctgctggagaagctga